The Muntiacus reevesi chromosome 7, mMunRee1.1, whole genome shotgun sequence genome includes a region encoding these proteins:
- the RNASE10 gene encoding inactive ribonuclease-like protein 10, whose product MKLTLVQIFFMMLLLLLGLGVGLGVGLQMAAAVLEESDQLLDEFLSSDSQDKVEATKEGLDSRSMETLLVSNKEVVQPEDTITSEDEVGGDRMLRAEVLLENNKDYLRSDMMDRECNALMAPKLKSKDHACIPQYIFIHEELDAVKAVCKSPAVACDLKGGKCHKSPRPFDLTFCKLSKSGQVIPHCNYVTFILEKYILMSCSDMKVQITSES is encoded by the coding sequence ATGAAGCTGACTCTGGTGCAGATCTTTTTCAtgatgttgttgctgctgctgggcCTAGGGGTGGGCCTGGGCGTGGGACTCCAGATGGCAGCAGCCGTCCTGGAGGAAAGTGATCAGCTACTGGATGAGTTTCTGTCCAGTGACTCACAGGACAAAGTTGAGGCCACTAAGGAAGGACTGGACAGCCGGAGCATGGAAACCCTGCTGGTTAGCAACAAAGAAGTGGTGCAACCAGAAGACACCATCACCAGTGAGGATGAAGTTGGCGGAGACAGGATGCTCAGAGCTGAGGTTCTTTTAGAGAACAACAAAGACTATCTTAGGTCTgacatgatggacagggaatgcAATGCCCTGATGGCACCGAAGTTGAAGTCAAAAGACCACGCATGCATACCCCAATACATATTTATCCACGAGGAACTAGATGCAGTCAAAGCTGTCTGTAAGAGTCCTGCTGTTGCCTGTGATCTCAAGGGAGGCAAATGCCACAAAAGCCCCCGTCCTTTTGATTTGACATTCTGCAAGTTATCCAAATCAGGCCAAGTGATTCCTCACTGTAATTATGTAACTTTTATTCTTGAAAAGTACATTCTTATGTCCTGTAGTGACATGAAAGTCCAGATAACATCTGAATCATGA